Genomic segment of Canis lupus dingo isolate Sandy chromosome 9, ASM325472v2, whole genome shotgun sequence:
TACGGACAACAGCTGGGTCTGACGTGGAGCCCGGCCTCCAATGCCATGGGGCACAAGAGGACACCCAGAAACATTCATGATACCAACTCCCCAGACTCAGAAACTGGTCTGCCTGTGGCCCTGGGGCCAGGGCAAATATGACCACAGTGGCCAGTGGCTCAGAAGGGGGAGTTCATGCCCAGCTTGGTTTCAAACTGCAGTTTCTGCCGCTTCTGGTAGCGAACCCGGACCCTGGTGGGGCAGGAAATGAAAAGCACAGGTTAGAGCACagggcaggaccccagggatGGAGGGAAGTACAGGCCGCGGCCAAGTGGGAGAACAATGCCCAGGACGCTACAGGCCTCAAGAATGCGCCCGACCCCAGAGGGAGGCCCGGCCGTGGCTCACCGAATCTCATGCAGCTTCACGATCTCATTGGTGACCACCACAAGGACCAAGGAGAGGCAGCCCAGGAGCCACGTCAGCAGAGGCACGTCCTCCAGGCCAAAGTGGACTTGGCTGTCCCTGTGCGTCCACAGCTGCAAGTCCACTGCTGTCTGGACCACCTGCcccaggaggctgcagggagAGGCGGCAGCCCGCATGAGCCTGGGTCTTCTTGCTTCCTTCCCTGCTTTTCTCAGTTCGAGCAGCTAAAGGAAGGCAGTACTCCACCTCTGCCTTAACTCCTGGAAGCAGGACTTCGAAGCACAGTCCTGCCAaagcccccgcccctgcccccgccccgtccACAGATACTCACACCACAGGCACCGTCATGGCCCACCAGAGGTTTGTCAAGGGGCTCTTTCTCCACAGGGGCTTGGTGCGATGCACATGGGTGATAGAAATGAAGACTGGAGAAAACAGGGTCAGTGGGGGGCATCAGATGTCCTGCCACCACCGGAGGCCCTGCCCACAGGGCACCCCACCAGCCACCTCTGGcccctccctgggagcccctcacCTGTGTGCAGGACGATCAGGGCGGCCGTGAGCTTCTGAGCCGTCAGCAGCCCATTGGCAAAATCATCAAACCAGGCCGGAGCTGTGTCAGCATGGCTGCCAAAGCAAGGGGTGGACTCAGCGCCCCCTGGGCCCCAGGAAAGTGGGCAGGCAGAGGTGTAGGTGGAGGGGTAGGGTCAGGACCCACCTGGGCAGCATGATGGAGGAGCAGTTGGTGAGGTTGCGGGCTCGGGAGCTGTCACAGAAGCTCTGCAGCGTGAAGCCAAAGCAGATGAGGCACGAGCTGATGGTGAGGCTGAATTTGAGcaagaagcagaggaggaagtaGTGCTGGGTCTGCAGAAAGAAGGGAGGCCTGTCACTCCCACGGCGGCAGCCCCTCTGGCACCGGGCTCAGCAGCCTCTTCAGGAAACGGGCAGACCCAGGGCAAGAGGATCCTTCTCAGCTCTGTACCACCACCTCCCTTTTGGTTCAGGGGAGTTCTGATGGAAGCCTCTCTCTCCCCGAAGGCTCGGCCCCCTCCACACCCATAGTCCTCAGGAAAAGCCCAGGCTCACAGGACTCCCCGTTGCTTACCTTCTTAGGAATGGACTGAAGGTTCTTTCCTGTGGCCATAGACATGATGGAACTGTGGGGCGGCTTCCCCAACAGAGAGATGCTGAAAAGGATGGACTTGGTGAAGGGTGGTGGCTGTGACCCTCTGTCCCCCGATTCCCACTTGGGAAGAAGCCTTTGGGGAATTTTAGGAATGAGGACAGGTCTGAGGGGAGATGTGACAAGACAAGGGAgagcgcccccaccccgccccagggcCTCCTGTGCCAGGGGACATGAGCACTGAGCGGAACCTGGGCTCCTGAGGCTGCTCGGTGAcatcccagccctgcctgcctggaTATGGATGGGCAGCATGACCCTCACCTGAGCAGAGGGTAGCAAAAGCAGGACAGCCACAGGATGTCGGTGGTGCTCAGCAGCGGTGGCAGCTGAACCAGGCAAGAGAGGAACTAGACCAGGAAAGCCCAGGAAGCAGGATTAGATTCTGGCAAACTTGCCCCGTGCCCAGATGGCCAGAGGAGCTAGGGCCGCAGGGGCCAGTTCTGCCAATGGGGTCATCTCCTCAAGTCCAGGGGTTCCAGAGGCTAGGGGCCCTCTAGGCTGTGCTGCATCTCCCAGCCTGCCACCTTGGACTTTCAGCCAGCCCTTGAgtggagaagcagggagggatGGGCAATGCCCATGCAGACCCCACCTCACCTGGATGACCACGAGAGTCAGCTGGCACTgcagcaggaagaggaagcaCTTGCGAATGCCGTAGGTGGCGTGCCGAGCCTAGGGACCAGGAGGGACAGATTGTGGCCGGGCCTACAGCCGACAAATCTCAGCCCAGAGCCAGATGCCCCAGATGCTCCTGCTAGGAAAGGGTGGGGGCAAATAAAACTGCCTGGGAAAGCCTCTCTTGGAGGGCAGTCAGCCCTTGGGGGCCCAGATAGATCCCGTGTCACCATTCCCCACTCTGCAggctccccatccctgccccctccacctgcttgaGCCCCTACCTGCTCAATGAGCCGGATGATGCTTATGGTCTCCTCCTGGCGAAAGGTCAGGGAGCAGGGCAGGCTGTTGAGCTGCCCTGAGAGCTGGAGGGGAGAAAGGCCATCCGAGGCCTGGGCCATGCTGGTGCTGGTGGCGTAGCCAAAGGTCTCCCAGGAGCAGCGGGATGGGTACAGAGGATCCAGGGCAATGCTGCTCAGTGCAAGGGGAAAGCACACCCATGAGCTACACTCTGTGAAGACCCCACCTCCCGTGGGACTAGGCAAGCACCTGTCGCCTCTCCTCTCATCGTGCCCAGGCCCCTCATTCCCAGCCATAGCATGATCAGCCATGAAATATGCCCCAGCCTCATGCAAGCCCCCAATCTGGGGCATCACCCTGACCTGATGTCACTCTGGAGGAAAAGGCAACTGTTCCTCAGGTTGGCAGAGCTGCCCAGGCAGCAGGTCACCTCCCCATATTCCTGCATGATCTTGATCATCTCACACATGGCTGAGGGGGCAGAGTTGGGGGGCACAAGAGTCAGGCAGGTggagccctgtgtgaggctctgAGCAGAGACCCACAGGACAACAGAACAGGAAACAGGGGAAGGGAGCCCCTCTTTGGGACAGTCCTCCCCTCATCCCAGAATATGAATGTCAAGTGACTGACAGTCACTTCTGAGCCCTAGAATGGGACACCCACAGTTCCCGCCCCCTATGTTCCCTGGTTCATCCCAGCTCAGGTTTGTTCTGCTCCCAGCATGGTACATCATCTCCTGCGGAGCCGCCAGGTGCCTGGGTCTCCTCGGTCGCCATGGCCACAGTACTCACTCTCAGGGGTACAGTCGGTGAACAGGGGTACTAGCAGGGGCACGTTGTCAATGTTCTGCAGGTGGGGGCGCACCTGGTGGATGCCGCGTGGCAGCTTGGCCTGGAGGAAGCACAGATGTCAGTAGCCTCAGGCTGGGGAGGTGGTCCCTGCCCCCCTTCTCTGGACCAGTCATTGGACTACTTCGGGAGACAAAGGGGTGCAGACCATGCCATCATACCCGGTTGCAGTCCTCCAGGAAGCTGGGGAGGTCGCTGTCCGTAGGCTGGAAGCTAATGAGGTCTGAGTGACCCTCCTCCTCCATTAAGAGGAGTCCTTCCGCATCATCTCGGGACACTGTGGGGATGAAACCCTGTCCTTCACCTTGGAGtcagccttcttttttttgtttttttttgtttgtttgtttttttaatattttatttattcatgagagacacagagaaagaggcagagacacaggcagaaggagaagcgggctccctatggggagcccgatgtgggactcaatcccaggaccctgggatcatgccctgagctgaagtaagatgctcaatcactgagccacccaggtgtccctggagtcAGCCTTCTAAGGGCTGTTCCTTGCCCGGAAGAAAGCAAAGAACCTTCTGCTTCCGGGTCTCCTCTCTTCCACTGTCAACTGTTGTTACCACAGGGAGACCAGAGCCATTTTTCAAGGGAATGTACTTATTAGGAGGGATCAATGGAGGCTCTTTCTAGCTATACCTCTAAAGAAGGGGAGCCATCCACAACCCCCTTGACCCCACCGCAAACCTGTGCCATTACCCTGATTCAGGtcatcatgcagggagccggcATGGCTAGGGCTGGAAGGGGGGATCTCAGAGCCAGGCATGTCACCATTGGGCGTGAGGGAGATGTGACAGTTCCAGCCTGTCTCCAGGCCCATCTTTTCTGCAAACACCTGCAAAAGGCAGATGGCAACGAACAGATGGTCCCATGCACCCATGGGCGAAAGGGTcggtggaggcagagggggatGTCTCTCCCCACCTTGCTTTTGAGCTCGTCCTCCAAAGAGAAGTAGACAAAGCGGATGCAGGCATTGACCAGCCCGTCGATGAGGCGCACAATGTCCAGCCGGGCCTGGTACTGAGAGGACACCATGCCCATGAAGATCTGGCCACTCAGGGCCTGCATGCAGTCTTCCTTCTCCAGCACCTCCCCGATCCCTTCTTCAGGTAGGCATGAGGCACAAAGCCCGGCCGGGACACCCAGGAACCAGCAGATTCCAGGAGGCAGCCCAGGCCACACACACAGATGCCACACCCAAGTCAATGAGCATGTGGGCCCCGGGGGACCACACACAGCCACGCGCGCACAAACACACAGCCAAGACGCACAAAGGAACCAACAGACACAGGAGAAAAGACAATGAAAGGTACTCATCAGTCAGGTGATGATGCTAAGAAGTAACAATAGAGCCCAGCCCTGGTCCAGGGCTAGCGGGCTGCCCTCACTCTCAGCAATGGCCTCAATTCATGGTCTTTTGGGCCATAAGACCATGTGAGTCTGTCTGTTGGGTGGAATGAGGAGGGGTGGAATGGGGAGGGGTAgaatggggaggggtggggtggttCTGAGTCCCTCTGTCCCAGCAGGTTTGTAACCAGGCCTTTTATCTGATCAAATAAGGCTAACGTTCTATAAATACAGCTGCTTTATAACTTTCAGAGATAGCTCTTTGCTATCCCATCAGAGGGTCACGAGAAACCGGTGAGAAGGGCAGAGCAGGCACCTAATTACCCATGAGAAGGCTAAGGGACTCGTCCACGTTGCCAGACAACAGGTGCCATCTTGATGCTCCAGGGCCAGTGCTATGCCCACCGTTCCTTCTACTATGACGGATTCTGTGGCCCTCCAGAAGCCCTCCCCTGTAGGGCCCCCAACGGGACAGGCGTGCACAATACCGTCAGAGCTCCAGCTGTTGCGGCGCGTGCTCAGCTTGAGGGGGATGGTGCTGGGCAGCTCACACATGGTGAAGATGCTGCTCTGGCCAGGCGCCTGCACCAGCTCGATGCACTTGCCATTGAGCTGAGAGGACAGGGCACAGCTCATGGGCTTATAGGCGAAGGCAGAGCAGTAACCAGACAGGCAGGCTCGCTGGTAAAAATCCAGCACTTTCTTTCTACCAGAGAAGCAGGGAAGAAGTGAGGCGAGGGGTCCTGAGATGCCCCCAGGCCTGTGAGCCAGGCAAGCAGACGGCCAGGGCCGTGTGCCACCAGCACGAGGGGTGCTTGCTTCCTCACCCACCTGTCAGAACCGGAAAGCGGATAGATGTCCGCCCCATCCCAGAAGTCTGTACAGGCCTCTAAGACCACGTCGGCTGTGCCATGAGACAGCATCTGTTctgtgcctggggtggggagggggaggacgaGGCCGAATGTTAGTGCCTGCCACTGCTGCCTCTCACTCCCGCCTCAGCTACCACCCTGCTGTCCTCGAGAAGGGTGCCAGGGAGCCCCTGGGGAATAGAATGTCCCAGGTCTATGTGGGCTTGCCACCCTTCAGACGGTCCCCAACCCCTGTGGCCACCACCATCCCAGCACCAGTCCCGAAATCCAATCCCTGCCACATCTGAGGAAGACTAGGAAGCAGTCTAGGGCTCATCTGCCCAGGGCCCCCTAAAAAGGGACACCTAAAAGCAGCCCCGCCCTGCCAAGCTCCAGGAAAGTCTGGCCTAATGCCGGCCAAGTGCGGAAGGCTCACTCGTGGTGGTGTCCTTGATGAAGAGACTAATCATATGGCTGAGGGGGGGACGCCGCTTGGTGACACAGGAGAGCCTCCCCAGTGAGGTCTCCTTCACCATCTCAGCACTGGGGAGGCGGTAGAGTGCAAGGTGGTTCTCCTGCTTGAAGAGCTCCTTGGCCCCGGGGGTGAAGCCTGCAGGGGGAGAGATGCCAACTTGGAGTGTCTGGGGGGAAGTGCACAGCACCTGGACCTCCCTCTCTTGCAGGGACAGACAACCCCAGTCAGGCTGGGCTGGTTCCCTCCCCCTATTCATCCCACCATTGGCTATGTCCCCAGACTAGGAAGCACTGTGGAACAGCGCCCAGTTAAAGGGGGTGGTCAGAAGCTGAAAGGGCTGACAGTGCGCTTCACGGGCACCAGCCTGCTTGGGGTCAGTGGCGGGCACAGCATGGCCCCCCATCCTGCCAGCGTACCTATGAGTCGGGCGAGCTCGCAGAGGCCCCAGGGCACATGCACAGGCAGGACGGCGCTGTGGCTCTCCTGTAGGGCGATGTTGCACAGATGGTCCGAGAACCGGCACAGACGCTCAGTGACGCTGGCGTTACACAGGTTCAGCAGCACGTTGAGACCCAGGGGCTTCAGGGAGGTGAGGTGGAGCTGCCAGTTGGAGTCATCGAACTGGATGCAGGAGGGGTTCTGCTGGTCCTGTGACAGGCTCAGCATCTCCAAGTGGTAGTCACACACAAAGTCTTCTGCTTCATAGGGCTCGCCCTCCAGCCCAGGCTGGGTGTCAGGGAAAtgtggcaggtggggaggggagcctcAGACTGGGAAGGTTCCGGGGTGGCCCCGGGAGAAGGCACCCCCTTCCCAGTGAGCAGCATGCTCATGCCCACGCTCTCCTCATCCCTCCCCCAAATCCTCTCCCTGTCCTTGGTGGACTTTGGCTTCTCCTAGGATCGATGCCCAGCAATGGTGGTACCTAAGAAAAGGATGCCCAGAGCAAGGAGGGAACAACAAAAGATCTCTTTCAGACGGGGTTGGGAGTGTATTTTAGAGGGAGCCACCAGCTTTCTGTATTTAGGTTATGACGAGAAGGAAGGGCCTTGCCCCAACCAGTTACCACCTGTAAGacccagaaagggagaaagggccTACTTCTGGAAGGGCCCCAGGCCCTGGATGAGGCCTCAGGAGGCCAAGCCTGGAGGCCTGAGCATGGAGGCCACGACATCTCAGGATGGGCTGCACCCCTTGGCCCCTGCGGCGGGGAGGCCAGGACACCCTGTGCCtgctctcccctttcctctcacCTTGCCAGGCTCTTCTTCACCGCCCTCCGTGTCCCTGCTGAAGCTCACATTGGAGCCAGATGGGTGTTTGTTGCGGCCATGTGCTTTGTGGTGAGAGTAGAATTCAGGGGGCTTGGGACCGTCACCAGGCCAGTCGCCACGTTCCTGCTCATTGGAAAGGTGCAGGGTAGTGTTCAGGGAACCGGCCAGGAGGGCATCTCGCTCGTGGGGCTGAGGAGAACAAGGAACACAGGCCTCGGACCAGGGTCCCGCTGGCTGCCATGGACCGGGGAGACGGGGCAGGTAtgtcctctccctgcctgctgtGGTGGCTCTGCCTGAACTGCCCAGAAGCAGATCCTAACTGTGCCTGagcctttcttctccctcctagCCTTGCCCTCCCTGAGGCCACTGGCCGGGCCCAGAGCTGGGTCCCCGGGAGCCGGCCGTACCTCCTCCTCTACCTCGGGATGGCAGAAGGAGCGGGTGGACAGGTCATCTGTTAGGTCCTCATGGCTGCTGTGTGGGGGCTCCACTTTCCCACTAAAGAACAGCACAGTCTCTGGGCTGGGGTTGGGCCATGACAGGATCCCCTGTTTGTCCACACAGCACAGGACctggagggagagatggggatcGGAAAGAGCGCTTGGCATCCTCCAACCCATCAGGGTCCACTCCAGTGGCAGACAGGCACCCAGACACAGCCAGGCAGCAGGCCAGCTGAGGCGGGGGTCCTCCCTCAGGGCCCCCCTCACCGTGACGGAGCCCAAGCTGTGCAGCAGGCTGGAGCTATGGCTCAGAGTCGGTGATGTCCCTTGGATCACCCGCAGGAAGTGGCCCCAAATGCATCGTAGCATTTCCTGGTGGGAGAGACAAAGTCCATGTTATTTCCCTAGAGATAGCCTCTGGGGCCACCAGAGGAAACTGTCGGGGACACCAGGAAGTTAGGGTGGAGAGGCATTTGTCTGGGCAGAGCACATTGCCCACATGAGACAGGAGGCTCCAAGGCCATGGGGTAGGGGAGGAGCCCCAGGGTTCCAGAAGGGGCAGCCAGCTTGAGGGAGCTCAGGCTGGTGGCTCTGGAGGCCTGGGGCAGACGGTGTCCCAGGTGAGTGTACCTGAGAGGAGACGGCTTCTGTATAGCTGCTGAGAGTATCCTCTGAGAACTTGGCCAGCTGTGCAGAGAAGAGGGCGCCAGCTCAGGGAGGCACCCTCACATAGGCCTCCAAGATGCAAGGGTGGGTGCCCCACCCCCGCAAGGCTCCTGACGCCTTTGGTTTAAGGACACCTGGGCAGTCCCCGAACCCCCGCATCTGAATGCCAGGATGGATGCTTGCCTgcctcccagggcctggcctgggagCCCTTCCACATGGAGAGTTGCCCAGGGCTTGCTCCTGTACTGGGCCCAGAGTGGCGCTGGACCTCTGTACCTGTTCACTGGGGCACAGCCAACACCTTCTTTTTGCtcctgatttttgttctttttgtactGTCCCCAAGATGCCTTGGAAGAACCTACCAGGGAGCTGGGAGAGGCCTTGCTCATCTGGGCCAGGACTCGAGCTTCTCCACAGGCGGTTGCCAGAACCCAGAGGACTGGAAAGAGCAGGGGAAGGATGGGCAGGACGCCATTCACCTGAGAAAGCACAAACCACACTGAAGGCACCCAAAGAGCTGCTGgcctgggaagagggagggacagaagggctTCCCCAGCCCTAAAGCCATCCCCTTAATAGAATGGGACAACTTTCCAgaatgggaagagaagggaagcaagCATTCCTAAGCTGGAGCTGGAGGGACCCCTGGGCTACAGACAGGGAGGGACAGCCAGGGCATCATGAGGGGACCCAGCCTCCAAGGAAAGAGCaaagcacagcagagggagaagggcgGAGGTTACCTGTAGCTGGAGGAGGGTGTACTGCCAGGATGTGACGCCAGGGGCATTCAGCATGAAGCGCAGGGCATTGGTGATAAGGAAGCCAGCCTTTGGGAACAGCAGAAGTGCAGCCCTATTAGCTCCCCACCCAGAGAAGGACCTAGGCTCTAAggctccctttcctctgcccactcacacccaccccccaaccccagcactGGCCATCTCACTCTGGACCACCCCCATCTTCCCTCACACGCTCACCTGAATCTGGCCCTGAGGCTCCCCCATTTCCtggccctctcccctgccccgcGAGGCCCGCCTCACGCACCAGGACCACAGGCACGGCGTAGTGCAACATCACCGACTGCACCGTGAACCTCTCGTTGTCCAGGGCAGTGACTGGGCGGGACAGGGCCATGTCCAGGCACCATCTGCAGAAAGGGGTGACCCTTTAGTTGGGCAAGCTCTTAGCGGGGGAGGCCAGAAACACGCACGTGCACTGGGCATCGCTGAGTCAGGCAATCTCTCCTATTCCCGGCCCCCAGCAAGTGGCCCCTGAGAGAGGGGTCTGGAGCAGCCTCCTGAGCTGTCCCCTCAGAGTTCCCACAGGGAAAGGAACAATCACCCAGTCTAGTAATTTTCATGAGATGCTAAAATGAAGAACCCACAGAGGTGCCTACCCTAAAGGGGCCTCAGTAGAAACCAGGCTATCTCCTTGTCACCCTGCCCTCGGTTCATGGAGGCACTCGGGAAGAGCACCCAGGGGCCAGAAGGAAGGCAGGGCAGCGACCCTACCTGATATTGTCAATCACTGGGGTCTCGAGGACGCGGAACAACCGGTGCTGCTGGGGGTTCTGTGGCCCTTTCTTTACTTCTCCCcggggggaagggggtggagaaaaaggaggaaacaggTCTCCTGGCTCTAAGACGATGTGTTCATCATCCTACCAGAGagtaaggggaggagggtgagggcaATGAACAGGTTCAATCGGAAGCCACTCTCTCTTGACAATTCCAGCCAACTGGGGACATCTCATTGGGTTTGAGACCATCAGTTAGCACAGAGTCAGCTGGTGGggtgcagggtgggagggggttgCTGTGGAACTAGATTCCTAGCAGCTTAAAggtcagagaaaagaaagaacaggacaaggagAAAGACATTCCAGATCTTCTCCATTCTTCCAGAGCTCTGGCCAAGGAGCCTGTGTGCTGGCCAGGAAGCTTCAGGATTTAGCCCTGGGACCCTCCCCCATTGCCTGTAGATGCTCCCACAGCATTTTCAGGGAAGGAGAAAAGCCTCGAGCTACCTTGATCCCCCTCAGAGAGGCAAATGATTCCTGGCCAGGCCTCAGGGCTATGATGTCTCCTTCTACTAACAGGCTAACTGGCAGGTTGACCAGATGTCCATCTCTGTAGGCCCAGTGCAGAGACCAGGATGGCGCAAAGGGCATGTGGAGGTCTGGGTACATGGCGTCGGGCCACTTGATCTCCTTGCCATCCCTGAGTGCATctgaggagaagggaaaaaaggaaaccatctCACCCACAGCTCCACACATCAGCCATGCAGCACACACCATGAAGCTCTGtgtgctttccttccttccccagaagGCTTGCAGCAACCCGCACCATTCATCCCAACACCACCCCTCTCTCAAGGTCACCTCCCTGTGAAGCCTTCCCCACCGGGCCAGCCCAGGCACCGCTACCTCCTCTGAACACCTGAAGCTCATATTCTTTGTACCCTCATTCCATTCAAACACATTTCACAAGCGCTGCTGAGGGCTTTGAGGGGGTGCAAAGGTCAAAGGTAAAGATGATACAACCCCTGCCCTCGAGGAGCCGCAACCGAAAAGAGAGATGTATGTGGGCAGATAATACACATCAAGGCAAACACATGCTCAGAGCGTTAGGAAAGAGCCCGGAGCTGCAGGAGATAGCTGATGCGATCAGAGGCGGCTTCGAGGGGAAAGGGAGCACTTAGGATGGGTCTTGAAGGATGGGCAGGATCCGACAGCTGGagctgagggagggagaagcacgccAGATGGGGACAGCAGGGCAAAGGCACAGAAGCAGGGAAGTCTGTGCAGTGGCTTTAGCACCAGGGAGGAGTTTTGGGGTGAGGATGATGGCAAGAGAACAATCTGGagagggaggctggaggctgaTTCAGAGGTTCTGGGCTGCTTTGATGAGCAAGAGGGAGCCATTGATGGTTACGAGCAAGAGACTAGGCTCTCGGAAAGCAGGGCCCATCTTTCTTGGTCACTGTTATACTTTCCCATGCCTGGCACGTGGCTACAACTAACTGATCGTTTCAGAATGAAGCAACCCCTTCTCACCCTAGCTGCCCGGTCGGGTTAGAGAAAGGTCTCAGACACTGAGTGTTTCTCTTATGAGACCACAGGCCCTTGGAAAGCAGGAGCCACCATCTCTCAGAAGAGCCTATTTTTCCCAATCCATAGCTGGGGCTTAATAAccaccacctgaaccaaaggacAAGCAGAAATCTGACTGAGCAACTCCCTTCTTCAGGAACACAGCTGCTCCGTTGGGGCTCCCGGTTCCGGGCACCCAACCCTGACTCTTGTGGGTTTTAGACTTCTCTGGCCCATCTTCCTACCTGCTGGCCCCACACCACCAGACAGGACAGCCTTGGAAGAGAAAATCTCAACTGTCCTCCTGCCGAGAGAAGGTCTTCTCTGTTAGCCTCCCATCATTAGTGAGCCTGCAAGCTGACCAGGCCTCCGTCAGCCACCCTGCATGCCACACTCGGGCCACTGGCTGCATAGGCCTAGCTGTCCCTGCTCTCACTGTCCTTGCTCAAAAGAGGGCAGGGCAGCCTCCTAATGCTCTTGGTGCCAAGAGCCCCCAGAACACTGACCATTGGCAACGCCATtgtgctgggctccaggctgggactCAGGAGGAGAGCTTGTAGGGCTGACACACATCATAGGGTACCTTTTCCCACCCACCATGCTTGGCCCTTGGCCTCACCTTGGATTTGGTCAATGATCCCTCGGAGCCTCCGCTCTACCTCCTTACGCTTCAGCCGATCTTGCCGCCCAATGAGGAGGAGGTTGAGAAGCAGCAAGAGGAACAGTGCTGAGGCATTCACCAGCTCCACCCCATGGCTGGTGGAAAGAGGTGTGGGGGTAGTAGCAGGGAGAGGGGCTCCCCGACCCAGCTGACCAGAGGCACCCCACCCCAGTCCCTTTTGAGAAGAGTGTCTTGCTTGGGTGCTGATGGCAGCCAGCAGGGAACTGAGAACCCCTCACCACTCAGGAACCCactgtgactgtgtgtgtgtgtggggggggtcagTCCCCGTGGGGCGTTCCCAGgcgggaggctgaggcaggaggggtGGACCAGCACCCCCAGGatgagaggcaggaggaaggttACCTGCCTGCTGGCTGGCTCCCATGACAgccaagcagcagcagcacagccaGCAGCATGAGTGAGGCTCCAGGCCAGTGGAAGCAGGAGCAGCGGTTACTGTGGTGCAGGAAGCTGCTTCTCCACAGCTCCTGCGGAGGGGCAGTGGGGAGTGAGGGGCCCGTGGAAGGAGCTGGGAGGCAGCATCCTGCTGGAATCTGGCCGCCTTCCTCCCACACCCgcctggcctggcccagggctgccTCTGTCTTTTCGCTTTGCTCTCGGCTGGGGTCCAGCTGCTTGGGCTCCTGCAGCAAGTGGGGCCAGGACATCActccccaggcagccccagctTCCTTCTGATTTTTATAGGGAAGCTTCAGTGGGGTCACACCACGCAGCATGAGCACAGCTTCCGGGCCTGTGCTTGGGCCTCCCACGTCTGTCTGCCCATCCCACCCTGGCTCTGGCTTCCTGGGGAAGAAGCTTCACCTTCCATGTGAGACATTTCTTCCGCTCCTTCAGGTGTCCCTCCAGCACCGCCTCCAGCTGCTCCTTCAGGATGCTGAGGGCCTTCTGGGTAGACAGGCCCAAGGCCAAGGGTGGCTCGCCCTGGGGGGAAGCAGGGGGCACTCAGCATCGCCCTGGAGGCCCCAGGTCACTGCACAGAGAGGCCCTCTGTTGCAGGCCAGGTCATGGCCTTGTCATCCCACCCCATGAAACCTCCCCTACTCTTCCTCCACCAGCCCCAACCTCGACCCTC
This window contains:
- the TMEM94 gene encoding transmembrane protein 94 isoform X15; the protein is MLFKQTELWMPLQGKCTKRERAQAWGAAGRGRGRSREPDMGLDPRTPGSQPDLKGEPPLALGLSTQKALSILKEQLEAVLEGHLKERKKCLTWKELWRSSFLHHSNRCSCFHWPGASLMLLAVLLLLGCHGSQPAGSHGVELVNASALFLLLLLNLLLIGRQDRLKRKEVERRLRGIIDQIQDALRDGKEIKWPDAMYPDLHMPFAPSWSLHWAYRDGHLVNLPVSLLVEGDIIALRPGQESFASLRGIKDDEHIVLEPGDLFPPFSPPPSPRGEVKKGPQNPQQHRLFRVLETPVIDNIRWCLDMALSRPVTALDNERFTVQSVMLHYAVPVVLAGFLITNALRFMLNAPGVTSWQYTLLQLQVNGVLPILPLLFPVLWVLATACGEARVLAQMSKASPSSLLAKFSEDTLSSYTEAVSSQEMLRCIWGHFLRVIQGTSPTLSHSSSLLHSLGSVTVLCCVDKQGILSWPNPSPETVLFFSGKVEPPHSSHEDLTDDLSTRSFCHPEVEEEPHERDALLAGSLNTTLHLSNEQERGDWPGDGPKPPEFYSHHKAHGRNKHPSGSNVSFSRDTEGGEEEPGKPGLEGEPYEAEDFVCDYHLEMLSLSQDQQNPSCIQFDDSNWQLHLTSLKPLGLNVLLNLCNASVTERLCRFSDHLCNIALQESHSAVLPVHVPWGLCELARLIGFTPGAKELFKQENHLALYRLPSAEMVKETSLGRLSCVTKRRPPLSHMISLFIKDTTTSTEQMLSHGTADVVLEACTDFWDGADIYPLSGSDRKKVLDFYQRACLSGYCSAFAYKPMSCALSSQLNGKCIELVQAPGQSSIFTMCELPSTIPLKLSTRRNSWSSDEGIGEVLEKEDCMQALSGQIFMGMVSSQYQARLDIVRLIDGLVNACIRFVYFSLEDELKSKVFAEKMGLETGWNCHISLTPNGDMPGSEIPPSSPSHAGSLHDDLNQGNGTVSRDDAEGLLLMEEEGHSDLISFQPTDSDLPSFLEDCNRAKLPRGIHQVRPHLQNIDNVPLLVPLFTDCTPETMCEMIKIMQEYGEVTCCLGSSANLRNSCLFLQSDISIALDPLYPSRCSWETFGYATSTSMAQASDGLSPLQLSGQLNSLPCSLTFRQEETISIIRLIEQQEHLGHLALG
- the TMEM94 gene encoding transmembrane protein 94 isoform X12; the encoded protein is MDVKEKRTGEPPLALGLSTQKALSILKEQLEAVLEGHLKERKKCLTWKELWRSSFLHHSNRCSCFHWPGASLMLLAVLLLLGCHGSQPAGSHGVELVNASALFLLLLLNLLLIGRQDRLKRKEVERRLRGIIDQIQDALRDGKEIKWPDAMYPDLHMPFAPSWSLHWAYRDGHLVNLPVSLLVEGDIIALRPGQESFASLRGIKDDEHIVLEPGDLFPPFSPPPSPRGEVKKGPQNPQQHRLFRVLETPVIDNIRWCLDMALSRPVTALDNERFTVQSVMLHYAVPVVLAGFLITNALRFMLNAPGVTSWQYTLLQLQVNGVLPILPLLFPVLWVLATACGEARVLAQMSKASPSSLLAKFSEDTLSSYTEAVSSQEMLRCIWGHFLRVIQGTSPTLSHSSSLLHSLGSVTVLCCVDKQGILSWPNPSPETVLFFSGKVEPPHSSHEDLTDDLSTRSFCHPEVEEEPHERDALLAGSLNTTLHLSNEQERGDWPGDGPKPPEFYSHHKAHGRNKHPSGSNVSFSRDTEGGEEEPGKPGLEGEPYEAEDFVCDYHLEMLSLSQDQQNPSCIQFDDSNWQLHLTSLKPLGLNVLLNLCNASVTERLCRFSDHLCNIALQESHSAVLPVHVPWGLCELARLIGFTPGAKELFKQENHLALYRLPSAEMVKETSLGRLSCVTKRRPPLSHMISLFIKDTTTSTEQMLSHGTADVVLEACTDFWDGADIYPLSGSDRKKVLDFYQRACLSGYCSAFAYKPMSCALSSQLNGKCIELVQAPGQSSIFTMCELPSTIPLKLSTRRNSWSSDEGIGEVLEKEDCMQALSGQIFMGMVSSQYQARLDIVRLIDGLVNACIRFVYFSLEDELKSKVFAEKMGLETGWNCHISLTPNGDMPGSEIPPSSPSHAGSLHDDLNQVSRDDAEGLLLMEEEGHSDLISFQPTDSDLPSFLEDCNRAKLPRGIHQVRPHLQNIDNVPLLVPLFTDCTPETMCEMIKIMQEYGEVTCCLGSSANLRNSCLFLQSDISIALDPLYPSRCSWETFGYATSTSMAQASDGLSPLQLSGQLNSLPCSLTFRQEETISIIRLIEQARHATYGIRKCFLFLLQCQLTLVVIQFLSCLVQLPPLLSTTDILWLSCFCYPLLSISLLGKPPHSSIMSMATGKNLQSIPKKTQHYFLLCFLLKFSLTISSCLICFGFTLQSFCDSSRARNLTNCSSIMLPSHADTAPAWFDDFANGLLTAQKLTAALIVLHTVFISITHVHRTKPLWRKSPLTNLWWAMTVPVVLLGQVVQTAVDLQLWTHRDSQVHFGLEDVPLLTWLLGCLSLVLVVVTNEIVKLHEIRVRVRYQKRQKLQFETKLGMNSPF